The following are from one region of the Sandaracinus amylolyticus genome:
- a CDS encoding RNA polymerase sigma factor, producing the protein MSDVRAIVASVHREEWGRLVASLIRTTRDFDLAEEAAQDAFEDALAQWPSEGVPRVPRAWLITSARRKAIDRIRRRALFREKARELAALQERLEVPSPDDIDEQVIDDDRLRLVFTCCHPALPPEAQVALTLRTLLGLETEEIARAFLVPIPTMAQRLVRAKAKLREANVPYEVPGEDELPARLEAVIAAIYLVFNEGYAATQGDDLIRHELCAEAIRLGRLLVERWPARPEPAALLALMLLTDARRAARVGADGELVLLEDQDRSKWDRAAIDEGHALVERALRARPVHAYAVQAAIAAVHARAERAEDTDWAQIVELYEVLQRIAPSSVIALNAAAASAFVRGPAHALARMDALREALEGYHLFHAARADLLRRMGRLDEAASAYREALVCVGNAPERRFLERRLRALGRG; encoded by the coding sequence GTGTCCGACGTGCGCGCCATCGTCGCCTCGGTGCACCGCGAGGAGTGGGGTCGCCTCGTCGCCTCGCTCATCCGCACCACGCGCGACTTCGATCTCGCGGAGGAGGCCGCGCAGGACGCGTTCGAGGACGCGCTCGCGCAGTGGCCCTCCGAAGGCGTGCCTCGCGTCCCGCGTGCGTGGTTGATCACGTCCGCGCGGCGCAAGGCGATCGATCGCATCCGGCGGCGCGCGCTCTTCCGGGAGAAGGCGCGCGAGCTCGCCGCATTGCAGGAGCGGCTCGAGGTGCCCTCGCCCGACGACATCGACGAGCAGGTCATCGACGACGATCGACTGCGGCTCGTGTTCACGTGCTGTCATCCGGCGCTGCCACCGGAGGCACAGGTCGCGCTCACGCTGCGCACGCTGCTCGGGCTCGAGACCGAGGAGATCGCGCGCGCGTTCCTCGTGCCGATCCCGACGATGGCGCAGCGCCTGGTCCGGGCGAAGGCGAAGCTGCGCGAGGCGAACGTGCCCTACGAGGTGCCGGGCGAGGACGAGCTCCCGGCGCGGCTCGAGGCGGTGATCGCGGCGATCTACCTCGTGTTCAACGAGGGATATGCGGCGACGCAGGGCGACGATCTGATCCGTCACGAGCTCTGCGCCGAGGCGATCCGGCTCGGGAGGTTGCTCGTCGAGCGATGGCCCGCGCGGCCCGAGCCCGCGGCGCTGCTCGCGCTGATGCTGCTCACCGACGCGCGGCGCGCGGCGCGTGTCGGCGCGGACGGCGAGCTCGTGCTCCTCGAAGATCAGGATCGATCGAAGTGGGATCGCGCGGCGATCGACGAAGGGCACGCGCTGGTGGAGCGCGCGCTGCGCGCGCGGCCGGTGCACGCGTACGCGGTGCAGGCCGCGATCGCGGCGGTGCATGCGCGCGCCGAGCGTGCGGAGGACACCGACTGGGCGCAGATCGTCGAGCTCTACGAGGTCCTGCAGCGCATCGCGCCGTCGTCGGTGATCGCGCTCAACGCGGCGGCGGCGAGCGCGTTCGTGCGCGGCCCGGCGCACGCGCTCGCTCGGATGGACGCGCTGCGCGAGGCGCTCGAGGGCTACCACCTGTTCCATGCAGCGCGCGCCGATCTGCTGCGACGGATGGGGCGCCTCGACGAGGCTGCGAGCGCGTACCGCGAGGCGCTCGTGTGCGTGGGGAACGCGCCCGAGCGTCGCTTCCTCGAGCGACGGCTGCGCGCGCTCGGGCGCGGATAA
- a CDS encoding serine/threonine-protein kinase, translating to MTCPEPDALFAFALGELDAGSIEELDAHLDRCASCRETVASLASRGDDTPGDVDALAPGTRVGRFVLGEPLGRGAMGVVYAARDPELDRRVAVKLLREGARDAALGARRLGREAQAMARLSHPNVVAVYDAGEHEGRRFVAMELIEGTSLRAFCERERSAARIVDVLAQAGRGLAAAHAAGIVHRDFKPENVLIDRAGTAKVSDFGLARAEREASEGALDADVSGPALTRTGALLGTPAYMAPEQLRGEDVDARADQFAFCVALFEALEGRRPFSGATVRELLASIEAGAPAASRALPRAVRDVIARGLRARRDERFPTMDALLAALAPRARSPWRIAVPLALAVGAAAFAAARSEPAIDPCASSGGSLGWDAAVIERALAPGGPDIARRATDALDRWARGWSEARVETCRATHVRHEQSEALLDRRMRCFDDQRAAFDAVRARLATADVSAIAFALDAVASLPSTDACDARAITSREVRAPRDLEVGRAIESARVLVITAQYAQAEEEARRAIDRARALEHAPSVADAQLVLADALLGRGLLATADEAGRAGLLAAESAGDDTLIARAWLLLVRVAGETGRTDVATERVQHADAVLARLGRPDELEATLRNASGVVLTERGELDEAERELRAALALRVRRLGAEHSEVARVRSNLGNVARLAGRLDDALAEHRRALAIDERALSPSHPIVGRHHHNLGGVLRLTGDLDAALAEYQRALAIKEAALGEHPEVALTENSLGLVRTERRELDAARAHYERALRIFEHERHGDRAIVLHNLAMLDREIGAHDAALERVRAARAIDAERVGPLSKRVAGEWMLEGDVLGDLGRRDEAREAYSQAATIARERGLEDVLAMANERIARTTERPRARRAAAPTPEIATRVAPRPEPPPRPPVAGSTVYRADQAWD from the coding sequence GTGACGTGCCCCGAGCCCGACGCGCTGTTCGCGTTCGCGTTGGGCGAGCTCGACGCGGGATCGATCGAGGAGCTCGATGCGCACCTCGATCGATGCGCGTCGTGCCGCGAGACGGTCGCGAGCCTGGCGTCGCGCGGGGACGACACACCGGGCGACGTGGACGCGCTCGCGCCGGGGACGCGCGTCGGACGCTTCGTGCTCGGTGAGCCGCTCGGTCGTGGCGCGATGGGCGTGGTGTACGCGGCGCGCGATCCCGAGCTCGATCGGCGGGTCGCGGTGAAGCTGTTGCGCGAGGGCGCGCGCGATGCGGCGCTCGGGGCGCGACGGCTCGGGCGCGAGGCGCAGGCGATGGCGCGGCTCTCTCATCCGAACGTCGTCGCGGTGTACGACGCGGGGGAGCACGAGGGTCGTCGCTTCGTCGCGATGGAGCTGATCGAAGGGACGAGCCTGCGCGCGTTCTGCGAGCGGGAGCGGAGCGCCGCGCGGATCGTCGACGTGCTCGCGCAGGCGGGGCGCGGTCTCGCTGCGGCGCACGCCGCGGGGATCGTGCATCGCGACTTCAAGCCGGAGAACGTGCTGATCGATCGCGCGGGCACCGCGAAGGTGAGCGACTTCGGGCTCGCGCGCGCGGAGCGCGAAGCGAGCGAGGGCGCGCTCGATGCCGACGTGTCCGGGCCTGCGCTCACGCGCACCGGCGCGCTGCTCGGCACGCCGGCGTACATGGCGCCCGAGCAGCTGCGCGGAGAGGACGTCGATGCGCGCGCGGATCAATTCGCGTTCTGCGTCGCGCTCTTCGAGGCGCTCGAGGGGCGACGGCCGTTCTCGGGGGCGACGGTGCGCGAGCTGCTCGCGTCGATCGAAGCGGGCGCGCCGGCAGCGTCGCGTGCGCTCCCTCGCGCGGTGCGAGACGTGATCGCGCGCGGGCTCCGGGCCCGGCGCGACGAGCGTTTTCCGACGATGGACGCGCTGCTCGCGGCGCTCGCGCCGCGGGCGCGCTCGCCGTGGCGCATCGCGGTGCCGCTCGCGCTCGCCGTGGGCGCGGCGGCGTTCGCAGCGGCGCGCTCGGAGCCGGCGATCGATCCGTGCGCCAGCAGTGGCGGCTCGCTGGGATGGGACGCGGCCGTGATCGAGCGCGCGCTCGCGCCTGGTGGGCCCGACATCGCGCGGCGCGCGACCGACGCGCTCGATCGATGGGCGCGCGGGTGGAGCGAGGCGCGCGTCGAGACGTGTCGCGCGACCCACGTACGGCACGAGCAGTCGGAGGCGCTGCTCGATCGGCGGATGCGCTGCTTCGACGATCAACGCGCGGCGTTCGACGCGGTGCGCGCTCGTCTGGCCACGGCCGACGTCTCGGCGATCGCGTTCGCGCTCGATGCCGTCGCGTCGCTGCCCTCGACCGACGCGTGCGATGCGCGTGCGATCACGTCGCGCGAGGTGCGCGCTCCCCGCGATCTCGAGGTCGGGCGCGCGATCGAGTCGGCGCGCGTCCTGGTGATCACCGCGCAGTACGCGCAGGCGGAGGAGGAGGCCCGCCGCGCGATCGATCGAGCACGCGCGCTCGAGCACGCACCTTCTGTGGCGGATGCGCAGCTCGTGCTCGCCGATGCGCTGTTGGGGCGCGGCTTGCTCGCCACGGCGGACGAGGCGGGACGCGCGGGGCTGCTCGCGGCGGAGTCGGCTGGTGACGACACGCTGATCGCGCGCGCGTGGCTGCTGCTGGTGCGCGTGGCAGGCGAGACGGGGCGCACCGACGTCGCGACCGAGCGCGTGCAGCATGCCGATGCGGTGCTCGCGCGGCTCGGTCGGCCCGACGAGCTCGAGGCCACGCTGCGCAACGCGTCGGGCGTGGTGCTCACCGAGCGCGGCGAGCTCGACGAGGCGGAGCGCGAGCTGCGTGCTGCGCTCGCGCTGCGGGTGCGGCGGCTCGGAGCGGAGCACTCCGAGGTCGCGCGGGTGCGATCGAACCTCGGCAACGTGGCGCGGCTCGCGGGACGTCTCGACGACGCGCTCGCGGAGCACCGACGTGCGCTCGCGATCGACGAGCGCGCGCTCTCGCCGTCGCACCCGATCGTCGGGCGACATCACCACAACCTCGGCGGCGTGCTGCGGCTCACCGGCGATCTCGACGCAGCGCTCGCGGAGTACCAACGCGCGCTCGCGATCAAGGAAGCGGCGCTCGGCGAGCATCCCGAGGTCGCGCTCACCGAGAACAGCCTGGGGCTGGTGCGCACCGAGCGACGCGAGCTCGACGCGGCGCGCGCGCACTACGAGCGTGCGCTGCGGATCTTCGAGCACGAGCGCCACGGCGATCGCGCGATCGTCCTGCACAACCTCGCGATGCTCGATCGCGAGATCGGCGCGCACGACGCGGCGCTCGAGCGCGTGCGTGCGGCGCGGGCGATCGACGCCGAGCGCGTCGGGCCGCTCTCCAAGCGCGTGGCGGGCGAGTGGATGCTCGAAGGAGACGTGCTCGGCGATCTCGGGCGCCGCGACGAGGCGCGCGAGGCGTACTCGCAGGCCGCGACGATCGCGCGGGAGCGCGGGCTCGAGGACGTGCTGGCGATGGCGAACGAGCGGATCGCGCGCACCACCGAGCGTCCTCGCGCGCGACGAGCCGCGGCACCGACGCCCGAGATCGCGACCCGCGTCGCGCCGCGTCCCGAGCCGCCGCCGCGCCCACCCGTCGCGGGCTCGACCGTGTACCGCGCCGATCAGGCCTGGGACTGA
- a CDS encoding tryptophan dimethylallyltransferase family protein: MKQYKRDVERPSTDGVRVIHRAHAQGPSLLDFGARRLEALCLAAGFESATSEVVDTFRALLSPWGDRPLHHRTSSPDGVWVSDISDDNTPIELSAAIAAGEVEVRVLLEAQAEEPTLPAYRAAAIALTERLERDHGADLSRFRVVQDLFLPDDMHGPFALWHSAVFRRGRPPAFKAYFNPQAYGRGRAQSVVEEALHRLGFDGAWASLCRTARRGPHLDELKYFALDLVADPKARVKVYVRHHDATAADLEAACSGAESYTPGEVHEFVRAMGGDRERLAARATFTCSALVEGSVRPAATTVYVPICAYAPDDLAVQQRVHAYLVEHGMDPAPYDQLVRGYAERPLDAGVGMQSWVAFRRHHDDPRLTVYLATEAAKVHPRGSVPAATGDRLAFASAEAVLRTMSEYDVSDHPLLRRLSRGADATNEMLRLARELCVGLGTQRARWLAAAGSSADDREMHRTLELDLARIEAALGGLAPDGHADELDELLGARIAPADAVEAIAALVASDAAVQQVLAAIDACSSPATSLASARSEAHAALVRSVPTARRAIASMRSGAMSVHSALWEWLDDRYVERFAANE, translated from the coding sequence ATGAAGCAGTACAAGCGTGATGTGGAGCGTCCGTCGACGGATGGAGTCCGTGTCATCCATCGCGCACATGCGCAGGGCCCGAGTCTCCTGGATTTCGGTGCCCGTCGACTCGAAGCCTTGTGTCTGGCCGCTGGATTCGAATCTGCGACGAGTGAGGTCGTCGACACCTTTCGTGCGCTGTTGTCGCCTTGGGGCGACAGACCGCTCCATCATCGCACTTCGTCTCCCGATGGAGTGTGGGTGTCGGACATCAGCGACGACAACACGCCAATCGAGCTATCCGCCGCGATCGCTGCGGGCGAAGTAGAGGTTCGAGTCCTCCTCGAGGCACAGGCCGAGGAGCCGACTCTCCCTGCTTATCGCGCCGCCGCGATCGCGTTGACGGAACGGTTGGAGCGTGACCACGGCGCCGATCTCTCGCGCTTCCGCGTCGTCCAGGACCTGTTCCTCCCCGACGACATGCACGGTCCCTTCGCGCTCTGGCACTCCGCGGTGTTCCGCCGCGGTCGCCCGCCGGCGTTCAAGGCCTATTTCAATCCCCAGGCGTACGGTCGCGGGCGCGCGCAGTCGGTCGTCGAGGAGGCGCTGCACCGCCTCGGGTTCGACGGCGCGTGGGCCTCGCTCTGCCGCACCGCGCGGCGCGGGCCGCACCTCGACGAGCTCAAGTACTTCGCGCTCGATCTCGTGGCGGATCCCAAGGCGCGCGTGAAGGTCTACGTGCGCCACCACGACGCGACCGCTGCGGATCTCGAGGCCGCGTGCAGCGGCGCCGAGAGCTACACACCCGGCGAGGTGCACGAGTTCGTGCGCGCGATGGGCGGCGACCGCGAGCGGCTCGCAGCACGCGCGACGTTCACTTGCTCGGCGCTCGTCGAGGGCAGCGTGCGTCCCGCCGCGACCACGGTGTACGTGCCGATCTGCGCGTACGCGCCCGACGATCTCGCGGTGCAGCAGCGCGTGCACGCCTATCTCGTCGAGCACGGGATGGACCCCGCGCCGTACGACCAGCTCGTGCGTGGCTATGCGGAGCGCCCGCTCGATGCCGGCGTCGGCATGCAGAGCTGGGTCGCGTTCCGGCGTCACCACGACGATCCGCGTCTCACCGTCTATCTCGCGACCGAGGCGGCGAAGGTGCACCCGCGGGGCTCGGTGCCCGCGGCGACCGGCGACCGGCTCGCGTTCGCGAGCGCGGAGGCCGTGCTCCGCACCATGTCCGAGTACGACGTCTCGGATCACCCGCTCTTGCGCCGCCTCTCGCGCGGCGCGGATGCGACGAACGAGATGCTGCGCCTCGCCCGCGAGCTCTGCGTCGGGCTCGGGACGCAGCGCGCGCGCTGGCTCGCTGCGGCGGGATCGAGCGCCGACGACCGCGAGATGCACCGCACGCTCGAGCTCGATCTCGCGCGCATCGAGGCGGCGCTCGGCGGGCTCGCTCCGGACGGACACGCGGACGAGCTCGACGAGCTGCTCGGTGCGCGCATCGCGCCTGCCGACGCGGTCGAGGCGATCGCCGCGCTGGTCGCGTCCGATGCCGCGGTGCAGCAGGTGCTCGCGGCGATCGACGCGTGCAGCTCGCCCGCGACCTCGCTCGCGAGCGCGCGCAGCGAGGCGCACGCCGCGCTCGTGCGCAGCGTGCCCACCGCTCGACGCGCCATCGCGTCGATGCGCAGCGGCGCGATGTCGGTCCACTCGGCGCTCTGGGAGTGGCTCGACGATCGCTACGTCGAACGCTTCGCTGCGAACGAGTGA
- a CDS encoding formylglycine-generating enzyme family protein, which produces MIRALPAMLFLALCACGAVEPRPSRAKQSDAPFAPCPTTLPPEMVCIPGGTFVRGDDRDLHASPAERVTVSTFLIDVHEVTNAAWSACVAEGACRRLTRFAGYMGAQQPAVAMRWDEAQAFCARRGARLPTEAEWERAASGPDDTRFPWGDRAGRDCEHAIVETDDGHGCGRDTTWPVMSRPAFGFGLHDMGGNVWEWVADAYAPCYRGCDHACGDACAGLDPRGPSGERLRVVRGGSWWHDVDRATVTARRGIPADNPNPHRFGFRCAADVSAR; this is translated from the coding sequence GTGATCCGCGCGCTCCCCGCGATGCTGTTCCTCGCGCTCTGCGCCTGCGGCGCGGTCGAGCCACGCCCATCGCGCGCCAAACAAAGCGACGCGCCCTTCGCGCCGTGCCCGACGACGCTGCCACCCGAGATGGTCTGCATCCCCGGCGGCACCTTCGTGCGCGGCGACGACCGTGATCTCCACGCCTCGCCCGCCGAGCGCGTGACCGTCTCGACGTTCCTGATCGACGTGCACGAGGTCACGAACGCCGCGTGGAGCGCATGCGTCGCCGAGGGCGCATGCCGTCGCCTCACGCGCTTCGCGGGGTACATGGGCGCGCAGCAGCCCGCGGTCGCGATGCGATGGGACGAGGCGCAGGCGTTCTGTGCGCGACGCGGCGCACGACTGCCCACCGAGGCCGAGTGGGAGCGCGCCGCATCGGGCCCCGACGACACCCGCTTCCCGTGGGGCGATCGCGCCGGTCGCGACTGCGAGCACGCGATCGTCGAGACCGACGACGGTCACGGTTGCGGTCGCGACACCACGTGGCCGGTGATGAGCCGACCCGCGTTCGGCTTCGGCCTGCACGACATGGGCGGCAACGTCTGGGAGTGGGTCGCCGACGCGTACGCGCCTTGCTATCGCGGCTGCGATCACGCGTGCGGCGACGCGTGCGCGGGCCTCGATCCGCGCGGCCCGTCCGGTGAGCGACTGCGTGTGGTGCGCGGAGGCTCGTGGTGGCACGACGTCGATCGCGCGACCGTCACCGCGCGACGCGGCATCCCCGCCGACAACCCCAACCCGCATCGCTTCGGGTTCCGATGCGCGGCGGACGTGAGCGCACGATGA
- a CDS encoding CapA family protein — protein MRAAIGVLAAIVAGCGGRIEASAPAPAVTPTPITASAPTPTTRRVVISAAGDLVLNALAMGSVRAGGDEAAGYRALLDGYARAVRDDEIAYLNLEMPLVDDVIALEPGWAPSPARDARAPVLGGTVELARVLASIGVDVVGVANNHAYDQGYDGLRRTLAALDDARVAHAGTSSESLEHALEPVLLERDGARVALISATVQLNRRAHGAGAIHLGRTSPIDRIERAIRDARSHADVVVVAPHWGRDFAMRADSEQRALARAFVDAGADLVLGTGPHVLHEIVRVPSARGEAVVAYSLGNVASGMGRAYRLGHDPPENVHPANVRAEGRDGLVLRVAITIDERGAITFERVEGVALWTENDFLARGDRVHVRVVPLDEAAPDVRAEREPAVRAALGDAIELVPIAP, from the coding sequence ATGCGGGCGGCGATCGGCGTGCTCGCGGCGATCGTCGCGGGATGTGGCGGCAGGATCGAGGCGAGCGCGCCGGCGCCCGCGGTCACTCCCACGCCGATCACCGCGAGCGCTCCGACGCCCACGACGCGGCGCGTGGTGATCTCCGCAGCCGGCGATCTCGTGCTCAATGCGCTCGCGATGGGCTCGGTGCGCGCCGGTGGCGACGAGGCGGCGGGCTATCGCGCGCTGCTCGACGGATACGCGCGCGCCGTGCGCGACGACGAGATCGCGTACCTGAACCTCGAGATGCCGCTGGTCGACGACGTGATCGCGCTCGAGCCCGGATGGGCTCCGTCGCCGGCCCGCGACGCGCGCGCCCCGGTGCTCGGTGGGACGGTCGAGCTCGCGCGGGTGCTCGCGTCGATCGGCGTCGACGTGGTCGGGGTCGCGAACAACCACGCGTACGACCAGGGCTACGACGGCCTGCGGCGCACGCTGGCGGCGCTCGACGACGCCCGGGTCGCGCACGCGGGCACGTCCTCCGAGAGCCTCGAGCACGCGCTCGAGCCCGTGCTCCTCGAGCGCGACGGAGCACGCGTCGCCCTGATCTCGGCGACCGTGCAGCTCAACCGGCGCGCCCACGGCGCGGGCGCGATCCACCTCGGGCGCACCTCGCCGATCGATCGCATCGAGCGCGCGATCCGCGATGCACGATCGCACGCCGACGTCGTCGTGGTGGCGCCCCACTGGGGGCGCGACTTCGCGATGCGCGCCGACTCCGAGCAGCGCGCGCTGGCGCGGGCATTCGTCGACGCGGGCGCGGATCTGGTGCTCGGCACCGGGCCGCACGTGCTGCACGAGATCGTGCGGGTGCCGAGCGCACGAGGCGAAGCGGTGGTCGCGTACTCGCTGGGCAACGTCGCGAGCGGGATGGGCCGCGCGTATCGACTCGGCCACGACCCGCCGGAGAACGTGCATCCCGCGAACGTGCGCGCCGAGGGGCGAGACGGGCTCGTGTTGCGCGTCGCGATCACGATCGACGAGCGGGGCGCGATCACGTTCGAGCGGGTCGAGGGTGTCGCGCTGTGGACCGAGAACGACTTCCTCGCGCGCGGCGATCGCGTGCACGTGCGCGTGGTGCCCCTCGACGAGGCCGCGCCCGACGTGCGCGCCGAGCGCGAGCCCGCGGTGCGCGCCGCGCTGGGCGACGCGATCGAGCTGGTGCCGATCGCGCCGTGA
- a CDS encoding YciI family protein: MTYLLLIYEVETDWQSKSEAQRKADLAEYMAVSKLSQTKGGNALQPVATAKTVRVRDGKMLATDGPFAETREQLGGYYLVEAKDLEEACAIAAKIPAARNGSIEVRPVMKYS, translated from the coding sequence GTGACCTATCTGCTCCTGATCTACGAGGTCGAGACCGATTGGCAGAGCAAGAGCGAGGCGCAGCGGAAGGCCGACCTCGCCGAGTACATGGCGGTCAGCAAGCTGTCGCAGACGAAGGGCGGCAACGCGCTGCAGCCCGTCGCGACCGCGAAGACGGTGCGCGTGCGCGACGGCAAGATGCTCGCGACCGACGGCCCGTTCGCGGAGACGCGGGAGCAGCTCGGCGGCTACTACCTCGTCGAGGCGAAGGACCTCGAAGAGGCGTGCGCGATCGCGGCGAAGATCCCCGCGGCGCGCAACGGCTCGATCGAGGTCCGCCCGGTGATGAAGTACTCGTGA
- a CDS encoding sigma-70 family RNA polymerase sigma factor, producing the protein MSLAAIYRALRPELDDPDLDARLDAMCAAADAAALERPCDREALVRALAALSEPPAGWTEAGARELALALGCAEGDERAVRRFESLYLGNVPQMLAHMKLSESTLDEVIQRVRDRLLVAPSPGAPPRIVEYAGRGRLPGLIKVTAVRIALDLVRDERRADHDETAALELPAERDPELAFLAQAYRSAFREAFASAVQELEPRERNLLRLHFLDRVTLERLATMYAVHRATIVRQLAAARAKLAERTEAALRARLQIRPDELASVMDLIRSRMDASVDRLLESVDHLD; encoded by the coding sequence ATGTCGCTCGCCGCGATCTACCGAGCCCTGCGCCCCGAGCTCGACGATCCCGATCTCGACGCGCGCCTCGACGCGATGTGCGCCGCTGCCGATGCCGCCGCGCTCGAGCGTCCCTGCGATCGCGAGGCGCTGGTTCGCGCGCTCGCGGCGCTCTCCGAGCCTCCGGCGGGATGGACCGAGGCCGGCGCCCGCGAGCTCGCGCTCGCGCTCGGGTGCGCCGAGGGCGACGAGCGCGCGGTGCGTCGCTTCGAGTCGCTCTATCTCGGAAACGTCCCGCAGATGCTCGCTCACATGAAGCTCTCCGAGAGCACGCTCGACGAAGTGATCCAGCGCGTGCGCGACCGGCTCCTGGTCGCGCCTTCGCCCGGCGCGCCTCCGCGCATCGTCGAGTATGCCGGGCGCGGGCGCCTCCCGGGGCTGATCAAGGTGACCGCGGTGCGCATCGCGCTCGACCTGGTGCGCGACGAGCGCCGCGCCGATCACGACGAGACCGCCGCGCTCGAGCTCCCGGCCGAGCGCGATCCCGAGCTCGCGTTCCTCGCGCAGGCGTACCGCAGCGCGTTCCGCGAGGCGTTCGCGAGCGCGGTGCAGGAGCTCGAGCCGCGCGAGCGGAACCTCTTGCGCCTGCACTTCCTCGATCGCGTCACGCTCGAGCGCCTCGCGACGATGTACGCGGTCCATCGCGCCACCATCGTGCGACAGCTCGCCGCCGCACGCGCGAAGCTCGCCGAGCGCACCGAGGCCGCGCTCCGCGCGCGGCTGCAGATCCGCCCCGACGAGCTCGCGAGCGTGATGGACCTGATCCGCAGCCGCATGGACGCGAGCGTCGATCGACTGCTCGAGAGCGTCGACCACCTCGACTGA
- a CDS encoding cytochrome P450: protein MTTKLPPGPRWTLPATLRLIRDPYATLLELRAEYGDLVTFPSPNGRVVLAMTPELVKPIFTASPDCFGAWAVGTTSVVLGPRSLIVSEGEIHKRDRKLLTPAFHGARMRAYGDAMRALARRRFDAAMKPGATVTLQDVTTDITMDVILRTVFGVGEGAAFDEGRAMMGEIVRGMSPLLFFTKASHTPFFPPWRRFVRIRERFRAWLDARTAEARARGDEGSDVLAMMLAARYDDGSAMSDDDVAAQLVTLLFAGHETTAIALAWAVHWLGRHPRTLALLRAEIASVGIDADPEVIAKLPYLSAVCDETLRLHPIVTENLRMLRKPFELGGFTIPAGIGVAAAIGAIHADPAIYPEPDAFRPERFLERKYNAFEHLPFGGGHRRCIGAAFAEYEMRIALAVLVDGWDLDLVHRDERPVRRSVTMGPAHGVPVKVLGRRASVPAAA, encoded by the coding sequence ATGACCACCAAGCTGCCGCCCGGTCCGCGCTGGACCCTCCCCGCGACGTTGCGCCTGATCCGCGACCCCTACGCGACGCTGCTCGAGCTGCGCGCGGAGTACGGCGATCTGGTCACGTTCCCCTCGCCCAACGGGCGCGTGGTGCTCGCGATGACGCCCGAGCTCGTGAAGCCGATCTTCACGGCATCGCCCGATTGCTTCGGCGCGTGGGCGGTGGGCACGACGAGCGTGGTGCTCGGACCGCGCTCGCTGATCGTGAGCGAGGGCGAGATCCACAAGCGCGATCGCAAGCTGCTCACGCCGGCGTTCCACGGTGCGCGCATGCGCGCGTACGGCGACGCGATGCGCGCGCTCGCGCGGCGCCGCTTCGACGCGGCGATGAAGCCGGGCGCGACGGTGACGCTCCAGGACGTCACCACCGACATCACGATGGACGTGATCCTGCGGACGGTGTTCGGCGTCGGTGAGGGCGCGGCGTTCGACGAGGGCCGCGCGATGATGGGCGAGATCGTGCGCGGCATGTCGCCGCTGCTCTTCTTCACGAAGGCCTCGCACACGCCGTTCTTCCCGCCGTGGCGCCGCTTCGTGCGCATCCGCGAGCGCTTCCGTGCGTGGCTCGACGCGCGCACCGCGGAGGCGCGCGCCCGCGGTGACGAAGGGAGCGACGTGCTCGCGATGATGCTCGCCGCTCGCTACGACGACGGCAGCGCGATGAGCGACGACGACGTCGCGGCGCAGCTCGTGACGCTGCTCTTCGCGGGGCACGAGACGACCGCGATCGCGCTCGCGTGGGCGGTGCACTGGCTCGGTCGTCACCCCCGCACGCTCGCGCTCCTGCGCGCGGAGATCGCGAGCGTGGGGATCGATGCCGACCCCGAGGTGATCGCGAAGCTGCCGTACCTGTCGGCGGTGTGCGACGAGACGCTGCGGCTGCACCCGATCGTGACCGAGAACCTGCGCATGCTGCGCAAGCCGTTCGAGCTCGGCGGGTTCACGATCCCCGCGGGCATCGGCGTCGCGGCGGCGATCGGCGCGATCCACGCGGACCCTGCGATCTATCCCGAGCCCGATGCGTTCCGGCCCGAGCGCTTCCTCGAGCGGAAGTACAACGCGTTCGAGCACCTGCCGTTCGGCGGTGGTCATCGACGCTGCATCGGCGCGGCGTTCGCCGAGTACGAGATGCGCATCGCGCTCGCGGTGCTGGTCGACGGATGGGACCTCGACCTGGTGCACCGCGACGAGCGACCGGTGCGGCGCAGCGTGACGATGGGCCCCGCGCACGGCGTACCGGTGAAGGTCCTCGGACGTCGCGCGAGCGTGCCCGCAGCCGCCTGA